In Candidatus Nomurabacteria bacterium, a genomic segment contains:
- a CDS encoding RNA polymerase sigma factor, translating into MPDPAELSDEELVVQVRERDQELYRFVVERYEERLRRYALTLVKDPDRAEDVLQSAFIKAFVNLQGFQVKKKFSSWIYRIVHNEAMNELKKHKREVSIDETPEVHVVPDTKESAQEKFERKEIRRMLERCLDKLDIKYREPLILFYFQDLVYEEIRDVLHIPIGTVGTRINRGKKLLKTLYERETQAVTG; encoded by the coding sequence ATGCCAGACCCAGCCGAATTGAGCGATGAAGAGCTTGTTGTCCAGGTTCGCGAACGCGATCAAGAACTCTACCGTTTTGTAGTAGAGCGATATGAAGAGCGCTTGCGACGTTATGCGCTCACTCTGGTGAAAGATCCGGATAGGGCGGAGGACGTTTTGCAATCGGCTTTTATCAAGGCCTTTGTAAACTTACAAGGTTTCCAAGTGAAGAAAAAGTTTTCTAGCTGGATATATCGCATCGTGCATAATGAGGCCATGAATGAATTGAAAAAACACAAACGAGAAGTGTCGATTGATGAAACGCCGGAAGTGCATGTGGTGCCGGATACCAAAGAGAGCGCCCAGGAAAAATTTGAGCGCAAAGAAATTCGTCGCATGCTTGAGCGATGCCTCGATAAGTTGGATATTAAATATCGAGAGCCGCTCATCCTTTTCTACTTTCAAGATTTAGTATACGAAGAAATTCGCGACGTGCTCCACATTCCGATCGGGACAGTGGGGACGCGTATTAACCGGGGTAAAAAGTTACTCAAAACTTTGTATGAACGAGAAACCCAAGCCGTCACTGGCTGA
- a CDS encoding peptidoglycan-binding protein, with product MSYDPNAFFPPYMNSTNEGNQHSAGMHVVGLQFFLDGLIIGGKINAPLIPITGMTDEATANAVKALQRELGMSDVDGNFGQGTREALLRATSFNFNTIPGSIRTIQGIWIDPDGNLKPWPLAFTDDLPGD from the coding sequence GTGTCATACGATCCAAACGCTTTTTTCCCGCCCTACATGAATTCGACCAACGAGGGTAACCAGCATAGCGCCGGCATGCACGTGGTCGGGCTGCAGTTCTTCTTGGACGGCCTGATCATCGGCGGCAAGATCAACGCGCCACTCATCCCGATCACCGGAATGACTGACGAGGCCACGGCGAACGCGGTGAAAGCGCTCCAGCGCGAGCTCGGCATGAGCGACGTTGATGGCAACTTCGGCCAGGGTACCAGGGAAGCCCTGCTCCGTGCCACCAGCTTCAACTTCAACACGATCCCTGGATCGATCCGTACCATCCAGGGAATCTGGATCGACCCGGACGGAAATCTCAAGCCTTGGCCCCTGGCGTTCACCGACGATCTGCCCGGCGACTAG
- a CDS encoding transposase, with the protein MTQRRIYQNTYPYHLTTVTKNRRWAFRDVKLAWKLHQAILGACFVKGYTALAFCILPDHIHLLVWKHIPARVGEPTLGLDEIQTQLLFPEAQRAFSNVRDNNHDDISYLMKSIKGTFARSISSGPIWQPSFNSRIVDSDQRLYNTLQYIQYNYRKHKLPAHYGQAPYTFLNIPKSIYNIDQNRFFSYDGRD; encoded by the coding sequence TTGACCCAGCGCAGAATTTATCAAAACACATACCCATACCATCTCACCACGGTAACGAAAAACCGACGGTGGGCATTTCGAGATGTGAAACTAGCATGGAAATTGCACCAGGCAATTCTTGGCGCGTGTTTTGTTAAAGGTTACACCGCGCTGGCATTTTGCATATTACCGGACCATATACATTTGTTGGTTTGGAAGCATATCCCAGCGCGGGTAGGAGAACCCACGCTGGGCCTGGATGAAATACAAACACAATTATTATTCCCCGAAGCCCAGCGCGCGTTCTCTAACGTGCGCGATAACAACCATGATGACATTTCATACTTAATGAAATCAATAAAAGGCACCTTTGCTCGATCAATTTCCTCCGGCCCCATCTGGCAACCCAGCTTCAATTCCCGCATCGTCGACTCTGATCAACGCCTCTACAACACACTGCAGTATATTCAATATAATTATCGTAAACATAAACTACCCGCACACTATGGCCAAGCACCATATACCTTTCTTAATATCCCAAAAAGCATTTACAACATTGACCAAAACCGGTTTTTCTCGTACGATGGCAGAGATTGA
- a CDS encoding LCP family protein, giving the protein MPAPRAKKTTKKNPPKQASEKIAEAQIIIPEASPAIEIPKTATPHFFGWKFFVVLGIITGLSMGFATFSRVIDPPNTNGAVGTEQLSLLQHINQLVENQNRPLQGESRDRVNILLLGIGGEGHEGALLADTIILASLQPSTGKIALLSIPRDFYVPIPGYDWRKINNANAFGEVDDYPGGGERLTADVLEDILDVDIPYTARIDFNGFIQMVDNLGGISVDVEKGFVDTRYPTENYGYQTIRFDAGRQTMDGETALKFVRSRKSTSDFDRSRRQQLVLLALRQKALNFGTLINPSRISDVLGSLSSNAHTNMELWEILRLAELVEDADTTNIINVILDSSADSPLMDDRTTVDNAYIVRPRKGWDDWSELQDIANNIFQREGEAQPLTASVVVQNGTRTVGLASETADILESYGLEVIDIGNTSVRGYTQTYIYDISNGEKAMALAALRQALPFAHVYSKTPLYLNPDALLTTDLSGRITEIAVELQQETHPDFVVILGDDTDPDVLLSHSKTSSSSLITSR; this is encoded by the coding sequence ATGCCGGCACCTCGCGCCAAAAAGACCACAAAGAAAAACCCGCCAAAGCAAGCGTCTGAAAAAATAGCAGAGGCTCAAATTATCATACCTGAGGCATCACCAGCGATAGAGATACCCAAGACTGCAACTCCACACTTCTTTGGATGGAAATTTTTTGTTGTGCTGGGAATTATCACTGGACTTTCCATGGGCTTTGCTACTTTTTCACGTGTCATTGATCCTCCAAATACCAATGGCGCAGTCGGCACCGAGCAACTCTCCCTACTCCAACACATTAATCAGCTGGTGGAGAATCAAAACAGACCTTTGCAAGGTGAGTCACGCGACCGGGTGAATATCCTCCTGCTGGGTATTGGCGGCGAAGGACACGAGGGCGCCCTTTTAGCCGATACTATCATCCTGGCCAGTCTCCAACCCTCAACTGGAAAAATTGCACTGCTCTCTATCCCTCGTGACTTCTATGTTCCTATCCCGGGATATGATTGGCGCAAAATTAACAACGCAAATGCTTTTGGAGAAGTAGACGACTACCCGGGCGGTGGTGAACGCTTAACCGCTGATGTGCTCGAAGATATCTTAGATGTTGATATTCCTTATACTGCGAGAATCGATTTCAACGGCTTCATTCAAATGGTGGATAATCTCGGCGGCATAAGTGTTGATGTGGAAAAAGGCTTTGTCGACACACGATACCCAACCGAGAACTATGGGTATCAAACCATTCGCTTCGATGCCGGTCGTCAGACCATGGACGGCGAAACTGCATTGAAGTTTGTCCGTTCGCGTAAAAGCACTTCTGACTTTGATCGATCGCGACGCCAACAACTCGTTTTACTTGCCCTCCGACAAAAGGCCCTCAACTTCGGCACTCTGATAAACCCTAGCCGCATATCGGACGTCCTCGGCAGTCTTTCAAGCAATGCACACACAAATATGGAACTATGGGAAATCCTGCGTCTCGCTGAACTGGTTGAAGACGCTGACACCACAAACATAATCAATGTCATCCTGGATAGCAGCGCCGACAGTCCGCTTATGGATGATCGCACAACTGTTGACAATGCCTACATCGTCCGACCAAGAAAAGGTTGGGATGACTGGTCAGAGCTCCAAGATATTGCCAACAACATCTTTCAACGGGAGGGTGAAGCACAACCCTTAACTGCTTCCGTGGTCGTACAAAACGGCACTCGTACCGTGGGTCTGGCCAGTGAAACTGCAGACATACTGGAGAGCTACGGACTCGAGGTTATCGATATCGGGAACACAAGCGTCCGTGGTTATACGCAAACCTATATTTATGATATTAGTAATGGTGAAAAGGCTATGGCATTAGCAGCACTGAGACAGGCCCTACCTTTTGCTCATGTGTACTCTAAGACCCCGCTCTATCTCAACCCCGACGCACTACTGACCACAGACCTCAGCGGCCGAATTACCGAGATAGCAGTCGAATTACAACAAGAAACCCATCCTGACTTTGTCGTTATCCTAGGCGACGATACTGATCCTGATGTACTCTTATCTCACAGCAAGACAAGTAGCTCCTCACTGATAACCAGTCGATAG
- the der gene encoding ribosome biogenesis GTPase Der gives MAQQINVTIIGRTNVGKSRLFNRLTESRGAIVAPESGTTRDMNAKEIEWRDTRFNLIDTGGWTINEDDEISTAIRKRTERAVREAKLLLFVVDGRADLTHEDLQFAAWIRKQKKPCLLVVNKIESTPAERRIPTEIHRLGLGSAYAVSAANGRGSGDLLDVIVEKLGGASAQTKDPGLRIAFIGRPNVGKSSLMNAILNDDRVLVSPQPFTTRDAISVPFTWKEKKFTLVDTAGLRRRVRVPRKSLEAEGADISRQTMHAVDVLVLVLDLSERISAQDRTLIVEAMKAVPAMVIAANKWDLVTEKDATTLFTMEKDIRSHLSFVHWAPIVFVSAFEKTRVANLLEKAQSAWHNAQRKLSDNELEAFRDQLIRRHPPTKGKGARRPRIRVITQIRTAPPHFDITIGPKEDLHPNYLAFVERMLRERYDFEGSAIHLSIRKPKINR, from the coding sequence ATGGCACAACAAATCAACGTCACCATCATTGGCAGAACCAATGTTGGCAAGTCCCGTCTCTTTAATCGTCTCACAGAATCGCGAGGTGCTATTGTGGCACCTGAATCAGGCACTACTCGGGATATGAATGCGAAAGAAATCGAGTGGCGAGACACACGCTTCAATTTAATCGATACAGGTGGATGGACTATTAACGAGGATGACGAAATTTCTACTGCAATACGCAAGCGAACTGAGCGAGCAGTCCGCGAAGCAAAGCTGCTGCTCTTTGTCGTTGATGGACGGGCTGACCTAACACATGAGGATCTCCAATTTGCAGCCTGGATACGGAAACAGAAAAAACCTTGTCTGCTGGTAGTGAATAAGATCGAAAGCACACCGGCGGAACGACGCATCCCAACCGAAATTCATCGCCTCGGACTTGGCTCTGCCTATGCAGTATCAGCTGCCAATGGACGCGGCAGCGGTGATCTGCTCGATGTTATTGTTGAGAAGCTAGGCGGCGCTAGTGCGCAAACAAAAGATCCAGGTTTAAGGATCGCCTTTATCGGGAGACCAAACGTTGGGAAATCCTCTCTCATGAACGCCATCCTGAACGATGACCGCGTCTTAGTCAGTCCACAACCTTTTACTACCCGCGACGCTATTTCCGTTCCTTTCACCTGGAAAGAGAAAAAATTCACCCTGGTGGATACTGCTGGATTACGTCGCCGCGTCCGCGTGCCACGCAAAAGTTTAGAAGCTGAAGGAGCTGATATCAGTCGCCAAACTATGCATGCTGTCGATGTATTGGTGCTCGTGCTCGACCTTAGTGAGCGTATTAGCGCCCAAGACCGTACGCTCATAGTTGAAGCGATGAAGGCTGTCCCAGCTATGGTCATCGCTGCAAATAAATGGGACTTGGTGACTGAAAAAGACGCAACCACGCTCTTTACTATGGAAAAAGATATTCGCAGCCATCTCAGCTTTGTCCACTGGGCACCGATTGTATTTGTTTCTGCATTTGAAAAAACACGCGTAGCAAACCTGCTTGAAAAAGCCCAAAGCGCCTGGCACAACGCACAACGCAAACTTTCTGATAACGAATTAGAAGCGTTCCGAGATCAACTCATCCGCCGTCATCCCCCCACGAAAGGAAAGGGCGCTCGACGTCCACGCATCAGAGTAATTACGCAAATACGTACCGCTCCGCCACACTTTGATATCACCATAGGACCAAAGGAGGATTTACATCCTAACTATCTCGCTTTTGTTGAACGCATGCTTCGAGAACGCTATGATTTTGAAGGCAGCGCTATTCACCTCTCTATCCGTAAACCAAAGATTAACCGATGA
- a CDS encoding aminoacyl-tRNA hydrolase, giving the protein MKCIVGLGNPGTKYDDTRHNLGFALVDAIVEHLELAPFQEQSKFKAEMTRNDDPIHHWFFMKPQTYMNNSGEAVGEFVRFYKLPLNDLLVIHDDLDLPFGEIKHVVDRGPAGHNGVQSIIDVVGSQAFHRIRIGIGSNKELGIPSEDYVLQKFNTEEKQKISELLEPVLNIILNWA; this is encoded by the coding sequence ATGAAATGCATTGTTGGACTAGGTAACCCTGGCACGAAATATGACGACACCCGCCATAACCTGGGCTTCGCACTGGTTGACGCAATTGTTGAGCACCTTGAGTTAGCGCCTTTTCAAGAGCAGAGTAAATTTAAAGCTGAGATGACCCGCAATGATGATCCTATCCATCATTGGTTTTTCATGAAGCCACAAACCTACATGAATAACTCTGGTGAGGCAGTTGGTGAGTTTGTCCGATTCTATAAACTTCCGCTCAATGATTTACTGGTTATTCACGATGATCTTGATTTACCTTTCGGTGAAATAAAGCATGTTGTTGATCGCGGACCGGCTGGACATAATGGAGTACAATCAATCATCGATGTTGTGGGCTCACAAGCTTTTCATCGTATCCGCATCGGCATTGGATCAAACAAGGAACTAGGCATTCCCTCTGAGGACTACGTTCTGCAAAAATTCAACACTGAGGAAAAGCAAAAAATCTCCGAGCTACTCGAGCCTGTCCTCAACATCATTCTGAACTGGGCCTAA